The following is a genomic window from Bubalus bubalis isolate 160015118507 breed Murrah chromosome 19, NDDB_SH_1, whole genome shotgun sequence.
tgggctgccgtctatggggtcgcacagagtcagacacgactgaagcgacttagcagcagcagcagcagcttctatcCTAAATCGAAGGTGATCAGTGGGAGATGTGATAGGATTAGAAGAGGAAACCAAGATAGGAAGGCACAATTAATAATAGTCAAATGGAAACAGCATCAAAATGGTTtaacaattaataaatatttattttggaaaaacgATGATTGATTAAAACAAACTTTACATAGCTTACTTATGAAAGCCAGTGGTTCTACTGCCAAAATTTTGTGGCACTAAAAGTATTGAAAACTATTAAGAgtgaaaaaaagttaatttgatTTTACACAATAAtatgtaagaaatatatatatagattcttAGTGGCTTAATTTGTAATAACTCAAATTGGAAAGAACTCAAACATCTTTTGATTGGAGAGTGGATAAATACGTTGTGATGAATTCATATCAGGTAAtactacacagcaataaaaagacAATTTATGTGGATGCATCTTAAAAACAGTATGTTGATTAAAAGAAGATAGCCACAAAGAATACATCCTGTATTAATTCTAAATTAGTTAACTaattaattaacaaaattaattaaaaattaattctatttatatgaagtttGTAATAGGCAAAACTAACAGTTGATGATGGAAGTCAGAATAAAAGTTACATTGGAAGGAGTATATTCATTAGAAGGGGCACATGAGAACTTTATGTGGCATCAGAAATGTCTTATATCTTGAATTTGGTGGtggtaacatattttaaaaaatcatcaagtTATACACTTAAGATTAGTGTACTTTGTGGCTTTATATgttcattctttctaaaaatgaatttgattactattatttagcaatatattatatttaaaaggtAATTCCACTTAGTTTGTTAAGGTAAATCCAAATCACAGGAAAATCTTAATGTTAAGATAGAATAAATAAAGTCATGCTAATTTATTTtccaggattttattttatattttacaaaatggatGTAGTATCCAGCTCCCTCTAATTTTATAGAtgtttaataataatgatatttcatatttatttttcttcccactAAAAGAAATATACTAAAAGTTCAGACCAAAATATATCTCATCTTAAGGAACAGTGCCcctattttatgatattttttttcCAGGTGGTTTGGGAACATTCCATGCCTTTTTAAATACAGCTGTACATGTAGTCATGTATTCCTACTATGGACTGTGTGCATTGGGACCAGACTACCAGAAGTATTTGTGGTGGAAAAAGTATTTGACATCATTACAACTTGTGAGtagttaattttctttaaaagcagaTATGAAATTAAACTGGGAGTCACTTGACTTCTTTATGAATGAGGATATTAATGAAAGGGCAAAGTTTACAAAAGATAGGAATATAAATTGCCTGGCCTCTAAggcatcccaggtggcgcagtggtaaggaatccacctgccaatgcagaagagtcaagagacacgggttccatccctgagtagggaagatcctctggagtaggaagtggcaaacccactccagtattcttgcctgggaaatcccatggacagaggagcccggcaggctacagtccatggggtcgcagagtcagacatgactgagcacacacacacgcatggcATACCATCATTCTTTATATCTTCCGTGAACTTTTGTCAGGAACTTTATTGAAAACAAAGTATATTTGGTAGCCAAGAGGCTCAGACAATTAAACTAGCATGTGTATCTTTATAccatctttatattattttatgcatttatatgaggaggaaatggtagcccactgcaatattcttgcctggagaattccatggacagaggatcctggcagattacagttcacagggttgcaaagagttggacacaactgagcaactaatacatacACAacatgcatttatataaaataaatatatttatgatcaaaataatctcaaaattatGGGAACCTCATtagatataataataaattagaagTTAGAAATTCCATATGCTAGGTCTAAATGACCTTGAGGGAATGTAACTTTCATGAGCCTTCCTGTGTGCCTGCCTGCCTAGTCCTAACATTTACAAGTTTATCTTTCCTCCAGTTAGTAAAGTACTGTGGGAATTAAAGGTGTAGAGTGGCGCTGTAAAATACATGTTGACAAAAGTGACAGCACCCTAAATAACCAAAcggaaggaaattattttaattcctgCTTGGAAATATTACCAAGTTCTGAAAATTATTCACAAGTCCTttctttttaagcattttatataaatggaaagtaaTATATGTTTCTTGTAGAGAAATTAGAACATCTATACTGCATATAGAATTTgtcttaggcttttttttttcacttaagtgttgtaaaaactttttaataatatggaaaaatacTTAAATAGGGAAGATACatgctgtttattattttttcaaatgtgttgATAATATTTACACAAACATACCTGCATAGAATGCTAAGGATGCTACTTTGACTTTCTAaagtttcattttctcatctgcaaaatgagaggaATAATTGTAGCTACCGCACAGAAATGTCTTAAAAGTTCCTTGAGATAATGCAAGGAAAGTTGATGATCATAATAACAAGAATGATGTGAAAATCTTAACTATGGTTAGAATAGATTGTGGgtaatcattatttatttttatgtgtagaTTTTTACTTTTCCAAAATTTCTACAGAACACATGTTACCTTTTAGTCATGAGAAAAAAGATATCCAAAAAATCTGGACATTAGCCCAGAACATGTAATATGTTCTTTTAAGACTGTGCAGAACGTTCTGGGACACAGAGCCCTTGGTCATATGAGGGGGGTCACCAATGCTCTCTTATTGCTTGAAAATTCTCTGCTATAGTTGGCAGATAGGATGTATTTTTGTCTATGACAGTGGAGGACTGCTGGCAAATATGAAGACTCAGTGATGCTGTGGTTCCAATAAAGTAAATGGGTCTCTAATTAGAATGTTTTTattccccgccccaccccatccTCAACTGAAATAGCCAGGTTAACAACAGGACGGAATGTTTGAAATCAAGCTGTCATAGAAAAATTAGGCCATAAGGTAGTGGCCCTGAGTGTATTTCTTCAGACAAGACCTCAAGTTGAGACTGACGGTTCTCTTGAGTGTTAAAGCGCTGCTGCGCCGTACtgcatgtgtgagtgctcagttttgtcggactctttacgaccccatggactgcagctgtaCAGCTCCAGGGAATTTTCATAGCACTCCCTGGAGTTGTGTGCTTTGGCACCACTGAACAATGGTTCCAAATTCCCATCTGCATTTTGACATTGTTCCACCTACTCTCACTCCCATGGAGGCtagattgaaagataaaattcCCTGTTCAACAGTAGCCTATATGCGGTTGGAGAGTGTTTAAATATAAGCAGTCAAAGAATGCATTAAATAATTGCTCCATTGTGACTCTTGGGAGCTTAACAGTACTTTCCATTCTTTCATCCGTTAGATCCAGTTTGTTATTATCACCATCCACATGGGCCAGTTCTTTTTCATGGAGGATTGCAAGTACCAGTTTCCAGTCTTTCAGTACATCATTATGAGTTATGGCTGCATCTTCCTGCTGCTCTTTCTCCATTTTTGGTACCGTGCTTACACCAAAGGCCAGAGGCTACCCAAAACTGTGAAACATGGAATctgcaaaaacaaagatcactAAAGTTCAAGCACAACATAAGTCTATGAAAAAGATTGATATCTTGTCTTCCTTGACAATCAAGAGAGATTTCCATGTGCAGtgcattttgtatatttttcaaaacCAAACGCTTGTATTTTTATGATAAGTTATTGGGGTTGCTGGTATTTGAGAGCCCAAAGCTCCCAGAGAACAGTCTTCTGATAATTAGAGCCTAAAGCAGCCAGTTTTTCAGCTGCTTTTAAATCTAAAGATCTTATTTAGCACATTTTTTAGATTGAAAGAAGGATGTGAAACAGTACAGTAATCTTCAAAGAAACCCAGTATACATGAAAAATATCGTTTGATATTTTGAGCATGGGAAGAGATCCATGCAGTACAGAAGATTCCTTCTGCAGGGTCTGAAAACCTTTAACTATGGGCTCTGGTTTTGTTGCTTGTTGACTATATTCAGAAGACACTGTATTTACTCTAAACTTAAATTCCCATTCTAAAGAGCTAACGTGATTTTGATAAGTTATCATTTAAAATCACTAAGTCATTTTTAATGAATCTCTTAAATAGCCGGCACTAGTTTTGCTTGTAAGACTTCCTCCCAACACTTTTGCTTGGTAAACTGTTTAAAGGTAACAATCCTTTAGGTTAGTACAGGGATGTACTTGATACTAAGGTGGagttaatattttgaaaacaaggtGATTTGTTCTGATGGCTTAATGAACACTTTACTGTTACTCTTTTGCACTGAACTTTGCATATTTCTGGGAGGAGGTGAATTTGtccaaggaaaaaatacatagttGTCTGTAGTATTGATGTAATGTCACTTTCTCATATGATCATGGTTTAAAGGATTATTTTGGTTAAATATATATTGGTTAGATGTGTAAGTGCTCATATCATTAGCACACATTAAatgattttatacatagtttTCCAGGGGTGGGTGAAGAGTGGCTTGTGAAGCAACTGGAAGCAAATGGTGGCACAGAGACTATCCAGGGAAGACTTGGTGATAGGGGTCTCTCATAAAGAGAGCGAGGGAGAGAGACTGTGTAACAGTTATTATAGATTCACTGCATGGAAAAATGTTTTCCAGAATTATGAATCAATTAACAgcctagaatttttctttttacatatttatgaACTATATAATGAAGGACTGCAATGCATTTTGTATAGCTTTCATTCCTTTAAAATTGCTGCTTTCTaaaattctcttgttttcacattttcttggGGAACCCAACTACTGATCAGTAGAGTTTCACCCAAGAAATAGCAATAGTTGgacatttctgaatttttccaTATCGCTCTTTTACTTGTTATACTTGATTTTGAAGGGTTGCTTATGCTTGTGTCACTGCAAGCAATCGGTGCCCAGTCATTGTGTAACACATAATGATACTTATTGAACAACAAAGCCTGAGTTTCTACCAACTGTACATCCCTAGAGTTAGGTGTCTCCCTCCTAATCCATTCATCTATACCATGGCCTTTTCTCTTCACATTCAGCAGGTTCATAAGTTTATTTGCCTttagtgatttcactttcttacAGTATGAAATGATGAAGGTTGGTAAAAGGagagattacatttaaaaataaataaataataacaggaAAGCAAAGGTAAAAGAAACAGCAGCTCTAATTTATTTCTGTATGAGAGTCTTAGGTCTCCTTAAGTGTTTTCCTGTTTTGGCTCTTCAAATCCAGCCTAAGCTAAAGTGAAGAGGTATGGTAGATGCTGTTACACATATGCACAGTTCCCAAAGACCCCAGTAGGGTAAAGACCAAAAGGAAGCAAAactaaaagaagataaaacaggagagctgggttcgatccctggtttgggaagatcccctggagaagggaatggcaacccactccaatattcttgcctggagaatcccatgagaagagcctggtgggctacaatccatggggtcgcaaagagtcggacacgactaaatgactttcactcacttggtATCTTTGCATACTTTCTGCCTTGTACTGCGCAACCTCCCCTCGTCTTCCTGTAGCCTTTAAAACGACTGAGGTGCCTATGAACTAATAGCAACATGTGATGGAATCACACTGTGCGCTGTATGAATAGGAGTAGAGAGCTAGAATGTTACATGAAAAGAAATCACAGCTGGCAGAGGCAGCCTCCATGTGAAGGAACATCCGCAGATCAGAGTGCCACTGGATGCAGGACTGGGTGGGTATTGTTTTCTTAAATGGCTCTGTGGGTCACAGAAAGTTTCTGTTGGCCTTTCATCCCGCTTTTCAAGACTTCCTTGCCTTTGGGTGTGCTTTGCTTACCTGACAAATAAAAAGGCCAGCTACAAAACCTGGCTTATGATACAAAGCTGAATTCTTTAGAACCTATAGctacattataaataaatacaaatataaaattttaaatatctgtggGACATTGCCTTTTTACAGTCTTAATTGAGCAGGCTGCATTGTTACATAAATTATAAGATTATGAAGTTGCATTTCTTCAATTATCCCTTATTTCTGTTAACTACTTTAAAGACTGGAAAACTCTGTGGAAATTGTCAAAGTTTGGGTCTGATTTTCAGTGTgtgtattataataataaattcgTGGTGTTGCAtgtctatgtgtgtatgtttttcattttggaatcTTTGTATGTTTGCATGGAAAGATGGTGTTTTAATCTGCATATTCATTTAATCAAATCATTTCACACACTTGTTGTACCCTTGCTATGTTTAGAGCCCTGTGCtggacactgaaagtgaaagtgaagttgctcagtcgtgtccaactctttgcgaccccatgaactatagtctaccaggctcctccgtccatgggattttccaggcacgagtactggagtgggttgccatttccttctccatgggatcttcctgaccctgggatcgaagccaggtctcccacattgtaggcagacgctttactgtctgagccaccagggaagtcctggacatTAGAGTGTTACAAAATACAAAGATGCCTACCTACCAcgtgggactttcctgatggaccggtggttaagactccacacttccactgcatggggcacagtttcaatccttggttggggaactaagatcccacacgctgcacaGCAAagcctaaaaaacaaaaatcaaagatgCCTACCACGTAGTTGATACCCCCTAAAGCTTGCAGGATGTCAGAGAAGATTGTGTTACAGGGAAGTCTATGGTTGGTGTCATATGAATAAAGGTCCTGGCACTTGTAGCAGGGAAGGCTCCATGAAGGTATGTAAATGTGGGTCATGTACAGATTATCAAAATGGGAAGTGGGTTAGtggaaagaaataacaaatcaAGGAGGTCCAGACGCAGGAAAGTGTAGGAAATGGCCAGCAGACCAAATTAGAGCAAGgcatcctcagatatgcagatgacaacacccttatggcagaaagtgacgaactaaagagcctcttgatgaaagtgaaagaggagagtgaaaaagttggcttaaagctcaacattcagaaaactaagatcaaggcatctggtcccatcacttcatggcaaataggtggggaaacaatggaaacagtgagagactttattttcttgggctccaaaatcactgcagatggtgactgcagccatgaaattaaaagacacttgctgcttggaaggaaagttatgaccaacctagacagcatattaaaaagcagagacattactttgccaacaaaggtccgtctagtcaaagctatatacagtttttccagtagtcaggtatggatgtgagagttggactgtaaagaaagctgagtgctgaagaactgatgcttttgaactgtggtgttagagaagactcttgagagtcccttggacagcaaggagatccaaccagtccatcctaaagaaaatcagtcctgaatattcattggaagttctgatgcggaagctgaaactccagggctttggccaactgatatgaagaactgactcatttgggaagaccctgatgctgggaaagtttgaaggtgggagaagaagggggcaaaagaggttgaaatggttggatggcatcactgactcaatggacacgagtttgagtaggctccgggaattggtgatagagagggaagcctggcgtgctacagtccgtgtggtcgcaaagagtcggacatgaatgagtgactgaactgaactaactggtGAGACTATGAAATAGCATAAGCACAGAGAATAAAGGACTTTCCAGATTTGAGTGGGGAGGAAAAGAAGATTGGTCCTTACCCAAGAGGTTAAGGACCCTTGGGTTATGGTACTTCCAAGGGTTATGATACTTCCACTCCAGAAGGTAAGTGTATTGTTGACTGGAGAAGAGATGAATGGGTGGGAGATGAGGACAGAAGTTTCTGTAGACATTTCTAGCAGATGCAATCACAATGAAACGCTTACAACACGTCCTGTTATACCAAGTTGCCCCAGAGAGAAGACCAGAGGGCTCTTTCTTTTAGTGGCTAACTGGGTGTGGTCATGGCTTTCACTGACAGCTGCATATATGATCACGTGCATATATGATCCAATCAACAGCACCACCCTTATCGTCTAAGTCAGCACCTATATTCAAGCCGCAgcatgccggggtccagccccggtggatccagggtattcgaagcggggacggcgtcggcgaggatcaggaaacaactgcttaattaaacgttaattaaggatataaagagtaatagaataaggatagctcagtgaggaaattcagtggagaaaagaggctgaaataaggatagctcagtgagaaaattccgtggagaaaagaggctgaataattcagccagaaggtgagagaaagaacaacatggggagaccaagttttggtgaacaaggcccgcactttattttccaaagtagtttttataccttaagttatgcatagaggataatgggggaaggggtagagtcatgcagcaagccaggctttctttctgcaaacttatcatatgcaaaagcttaggtgatttgcatcatcttctggcccggaggcctgttaacattttaagaccctttcttcagaaagcttatttttctctaaaggtgattggtcaggagccaccctccaaaagcattagataacgttgcattcctacagagcaaaggtgtggtgggctataacaagaaaaagaattaactcaagggtcccaggttacaaacattaaagctactacttacaccaattatattaatcaatacactgccagggacacagcaggtaagggatatggaaacttagcagcaaacattggcccaacaagtgaaaatcccttcaccaatacaatttctaatcaatcttttaactgctcaaatgaatctgtatttagacagtttagaacatggagctgtaagttaactcttttttcagagagaggtagtgggggacagccccccgtaaagtcagaggtgtaggtgaaagcacaaagcagaaagtaggcagactctggttttggggggtagatgctcgagaatttccagggggactcctgaggctcgatcccgcctttgcgtatgccgagcctccttcctcatgacctttgtcatgggtggagctcctcacgctggctcccggcagtgatagaatttcagttgggctattccagatcctgaaagatgatgctgtggaaagtgctgcactcaatatgcaatatgcactcaatatgcaatatgccggctcctggcagcagcatttttaaaataccactgTACTTTGCATATATTCTAAAGTCAGCAGGATTCAGTCCATTTAGGGAACAGCCTGGTTACTAAAGACAGAAGGTTTGGTACAAGGTATTATTGGCTACAAGTGTCCAGGCCATTCAAGGGGACATTCTGTGCCCAGGTTGCTCCAGGGGACTTACAACTTCAATAGGCCTGATGTATGCATCTGACTACCTGAACGTGCAAGCCCTGGGTTCAGAGCTGCTGTCTTCTATCTTAAAAGCTGAATGAACGTTTGGCAGCATGTCTTCCACCTGCATTGCATTGTCTTGTtcatgaatctgtttctttttattctcgtGCCAAATATCCTACTTTGAGCCCAGATAGTTTTGCCCAGATGAGAGCATTATCCTTggtctttttgcatttttaccCATCATAACTTTGTGTCCAGCTAAGCCACGGTCATGGAGGACAGCTGGGGGCAGGAGTTGAGAGCACTGACTCTGGAACCAGCCTCCTGGTCAGATCCTGGCTCTGATACTTACAAGCTGTATGACCCAGGTGACCTCTCTGAGTCTTAGTGTC
Proteins encoded in this region:
- the ELOVL7 gene encoding elongation of very long chain fatty acids protein 7 isoform X3; this encodes MTIGSKMLFIMSGWGTGYSFRCDIVDYSQSPTALRMVRTCWLYYFSKFIELLDTIFFILRKKNSQVTFLHVFHHTIMPWTWWFGVKFAAGGLGTFHAFLNTAVHVVMYSYYGLCALGPDYQKYLWWKKYLTSLQLIQFVIITIHMGQFFFMEDCKYQFPVFQYIIMSYGCIFLLLFLHFWYRAYTKGQRLPKTVKHGICKNKDH